One window of Cryobacterium arcticum genomic DNA carries:
- a CDS encoding pentapeptide repeat-containing protein, with the protein MARVTKRGPQLDRIVLENLLDNDGALVGRGDDRAAERYTRVDFSGRDFTGTGFTECELHAVDLNTTVLRGTSWAECVATELHAAVFSAPRSSWRDVRIEHSRLGSVEMYEANLRSVQIDGSKLDFVNLRNATLTDVLISNCIIDELDISSAVVQRLELRDCRIGTLDVAGARLTDVDLRSSDFSAIHSLEGLKGATIDDAQLSLLAPLLAAHLGILVD; encoded by the coding sequence GTGGCCCGCGTCACCAAGCGCGGCCCGCAGCTGGACCGGATCGTCCTGGAGAACCTGCTCGACAACGACGGCGCCCTGGTGGGCCGCGGCGACGACCGCGCGGCCGAGCGGTACACCCGGGTGGACTTCTCCGGCCGTGACTTCACCGGCACGGGCTTCACCGAGTGTGAACTGCACGCCGTGGACCTGAACACCACGGTGTTGCGCGGCACCAGCTGGGCGGAGTGCGTCGCCACGGAACTGCACGCCGCGGTGTTCAGCGCGCCCCGCTCCAGCTGGCGGGACGTGCGCATCGAACACTCCAGGCTCGGCTCTGTCGAGATGTACGAGGCGAACCTGCGCAGCGTGCAGATCGACGGCTCCAAGCTGGACTTCGTGAACCTGCGCAACGCCACCCTCACCGACGTGCTGATCAGCAACTGCATCATCGACGAACTCGACATCTCGAGCGCCGTCGTGCAGCGGCTGGAGCTGCGGGACTGCCGGATCGGCACGCTGGACGTCGCCGGTGCCCGCCTCACCGACGTCGACCTGCGATCGAGCGACTTCTCAGCCATCCACAGCCTGGAGGGCCTCAAGGGAGCCACCATCGACGACGCCCAGCTGTCGCTGCTGGCACCGCTGCTGGCGGCGCACCTCGGGATCCTGGTCGATTGA
- the glpX gene encoding class II fructose-bisphosphatase, whose translation MVNTEHASLYLHPDRNLGMELVRATEAAAIRAVPFIGRGDKNAADGAAVDAMRKFLGTVDFDGVVVIGEGEKDDAPMLYNGEHVGSGRGPSCDIAVDPIDGTSLTANGRQNALSMIAVADRGSMYDPSAVFYMDKIVTGWEGHGVVDLRQPIGENIRALAKAKGKDVADMTIAILDRPRHAGLIDEVRAAGAGTRLMLDGDVAGGINAALSETRIDMCVGIGGTPEGIITACALKALGGFIQARLHPKDDDEAQKAIDAGHDLDRILGVDDLVTSDNTYFVATGVTDGQLVGGVRKMGPKIRTESIVLRGKSGTIRRVVAEHLAEKWL comes from the coding sequence ATGGTGAATACCGAACACGCTTCGCTGTACCTGCACCCCGACCGCAACCTCGGCATGGAGCTTGTGCGGGCCACCGAGGCCGCCGCCATCCGTGCCGTTCCCTTCATCGGGCGCGGCGACAAGAACGCTGCCGACGGCGCGGCCGTCGACGCGATGCGCAAGTTCCTGGGCACTGTTGATTTCGACGGCGTTGTCGTGATCGGCGAGGGCGAGAAGGACGACGCGCCCATGCTCTACAACGGCGAACACGTCGGCAGCGGCCGCGGGCCGTCCTGCGACATCGCCGTGGATCCCATCGACGGCACCTCCCTCACGGCCAACGGCCGCCAGAACGCGCTGAGCATGATCGCCGTCGCCGACCGCGGCAGCATGTACGACCCGAGTGCCGTGTTCTACATGGACAAGATCGTCACCGGATGGGAGGGCCACGGTGTTGTGGACCTGCGCCAGCCGATCGGCGAGAACATCCGTGCCCTCGCCAAGGCCAAGGGCAAGGACGTAGCCGATATGACCATCGCCATTCTGGACCGCCCGCGCCACGCGGGCCTGATCGACGAGGTGCGCGCGGCCGGAGCCGGCACCCGCCTGATGCTCGACGGCGACGTGGCCGGCGGCATCAACGCCGCCCTGAGCGAGACCCGCATCGACATGTGCGTGGGCATCGGCGGCACGCCCGAGGGCATCATCACCGCCTGCGCGCTCAAGGCCCTCGGCGGTTTCATCCAGGCCAGGCTGCACCCCAAGGACGACGACGAGGCGCAGAAGGCCATCGACGCCGGCCACGACCTCGACCGGATCCTGGGCGTCGACGACCTCGTGACCAGCGACAACACCTATTTCGTCGCCACCGGCGTCACCGACGGCCAGCTGGTCGGCGGCGTGCGCAAGATGGGGCCGAAGATCCGCACCGAATCGATCGTGCTGCGCGGCAAGAGCGGCACCATCCGCCGGGTCGTCGCCGAGCACCTCGCCGAGAAGTGGCTCTAG
- a CDS encoding GntP family transporter, whose product MNTAILLGIAAGGIALLLVLIIRFKVQAFVALLLVSLLVALAAGIPLTTIPATEDTPERLGVIQTIVAGMGGTLGTVAILVALGAMLGRLIEVSGGAASLAGRFTTLLGPKRVSAALTAAALVLAIPVFFDVGFIILVPIIYGFCKVAGVNPVKFGLPVAGIMLAVHVAVPPHPGIVGGSALLGTDLGWVTIIGLGVAVPLGFLAHFVSKLLNRREFTMLPATAVQFAQFGTDSTDNTGGADSSTGGGSSAGSTRTGTLTKTEAPPTAGTILTLILVPLVLIMSGTLAATLLPAGDPLRPLFAFIGAPIFALLVALLLAFYLLTVRRGWSLAHTGDVLEAALPPAAIVILVTGAGGAFAKVLTESGIGTALSDALTATGLPILVLAFLISLVLRVSQGSATVAILSTAGLIAENVAASDYSVIQVALITLSVAFGALGLSHVNDSGFWVVTRYLGLSVADGLRTWTVLTTVLGVAGFLIVSLLWLVVGLGAA is encoded by the coding sequence ATGAATACCGCCATCCTCTTGGGCATCGCCGCAGGGGGCATCGCCCTGCTGCTCGTGCTCATCATCCGGTTCAAGGTGCAGGCGTTCGTCGCCCTGCTTCTGGTCAGCCTGCTCGTGGCGCTCGCCGCCGGCATCCCCCTGACCACCATCCCCGCCACAGAGGACACGCCCGAACGACTGGGCGTGATCCAGACCATCGTCGCCGGTATGGGCGGAACCCTGGGAACCGTCGCCATCCTCGTCGCCCTCGGCGCGATGCTCGGCCGGCTGATCGAGGTGTCCGGCGGTGCGGCCAGCCTGGCCGGCCGGTTCACTACCCTGCTCGGCCCCAAGCGCGTCTCTGCCGCCCTCACGGCCGCGGCGTTGGTGCTGGCGATCCCGGTCTTCTTCGACGTGGGCTTCATCATCCTGGTGCCGATCATCTACGGCTTCTGCAAGGTCGCCGGTGTCAACCCGGTGAAGTTCGGCCTGCCCGTCGCCGGCATCATGCTCGCGGTGCACGTGGCGGTGCCCCCGCACCCCGGCATCGTCGGCGGGTCTGCGCTGCTCGGCACCGACCTGGGCTGGGTCACGATCATCGGCCTCGGAGTCGCCGTGCCACTGGGCTTCCTGGCCCACTTCGTGTCGAAGCTGCTCAACCGGCGCGAGTTCACCATGCTGCCGGCCACGGCCGTGCAGTTCGCCCAGTTTGGCACCGACAGCACCGACAACACCGGCGGCGCGGATTCGTCCACCGGCGGCGGCTCTTCGGCCGGATCGACCCGCACGGGTACCCTGACCAAGACCGAGGCGCCGCCGACGGCGGGCACCATCCTCACCTTGATCCTGGTTCCGCTGGTCCTGATCATGTCGGGGACCCTCGCGGCCACCCTGTTGCCGGCCGGCGACCCGCTGCGTCCGCTTTTCGCCTTCATCGGTGCGCCGATCTTCGCGCTCCTGGTCGCACTCCTGCTCGCCTTCTACCTGCTCACGGTGCGCCGCGGCTGGTCTCTGGCGCACACCGGAGACGTCCTCGAAGCCGCTCTGCCGCCCGCCGCGATCGTGATCCTGGTCACCGGCGCCGGTGGGGCGTTCGCGAAGGTCCTCACCGAGAGCGGCATCGGCACCGCGCTGTCCGACGCCCTCACCGCCACCGGCCTGCCGATCCTGGTCCTCGCCTTCCTGATCTCCCTGGTGCTCCGCGTCTCGCAGGGCTCCGCCACCGTCGCCATCCTGTCGACGGCCGGGCTCATCGCCGAGAACGTTGCGGCGTCGGACTACTCGGTCATCCAGGTCGCCCTGATCACCCTCTCGGTCGCCTTCGGGGCGCTGGGGCTCTCACACGTCAACGATTCCGGTTTCTGGGTGGTCACCCGGTATCTCGGTCTCAGCGTCGCGGACGGCCTGCGCACCTGGACCGTGCTGACGACCGTGCTCGGCGTCGCCGGGTTCCTGATCGTGAGTCTGCTCTGGCTTGTCGTGGGTCTGGGCGCCGCCTGA
- a CDS encoding NAD(P)-dependent oxidoreductase: MNQPQSSSPTYTVAVLGLGAMGLPMATRLASKLTVHGFDINGARLELAAAAGIVVFDSAQGAAAGADAVLLAVRNGDQLREVLFGHNGISEVLRPGAVVIMTSTVGIEDVTAVAARLAEHGVQLVDAPLSGGPVRAGQGDLLIVVGAEPAARATAQPVLDLLASTLSVIGDKPGDGQAFKTVNQLLCGVHIAVAAEALALAGALGLDVESTLATLSSGAAGSFMLANRGPRMLEAYTEDGAEVLSRLDIFVKDMGIVTTAARGLGLATPVASAAEQVYLIGQAAGLAAADDSAVIKVVAPQATA, from the coding sequence ATGAACCAGCCCCAGTCCAGCAGCCCCACCTACACGGTCGCCGTCCTCGGCCTCGGCGCGATGGGCTTGCCCATGGCGACCCGGCTCGCCAGCAAGCTCACCGTGCACGGCTTCGATATCAACGGGGCCCGCCTGGAGCTCGCCGCAGCGGCCGGCATCGTGGTCTTCGACTCCGCGCAGGGTGCCGCGGCCGGCGCCGACGCCGTGCTGCTGGCCGTGCGCAACGGCGACCAGCTGCGCGAGGTCCTCTTCGGGCACAACGGCATCTCCGAGGTGCTCCGCCCGGGCGCCGTCGTGATCATGACGAGCACCGTCGGCATCGAAGACGTCACCGCTGTCGCCGCGCGGCTCGCCGAGCACGGCGTGCAACTCGTCGACGCGCCGCTGAGCGGCGGCCCGGTACGCGCCGGGCAGGGCGACCTGCTCATCGTCGTGGGTGCCGAACCCGCCGCCCGCGCCACGGCCCAGCCCGTGCTGGACCTGCTGGCCTCCACCCTCAGCGTGATCGGTGACAAGCCCGGCGACGGCCAGGCGTTCAAGACCGTCAATCAGCTGCTCTGCGGCGTGCACATCGCTGTGGCCGCCGAGGCGCTCGCGCTGGCGGGCGCCCTGGGCCTGGATGTGGAGAGCACCCTCGCCACCCTGTCCAGCGGAGCGGCCGGCTCGTTCATGCTGGCCAACCGGGGGCCGCGGATGCTCGAGGCCTACACCGAGGACGGCGCCGAGGTGCTCAGCCGCCTGGACATCTTCGTCAAGGACATGGGCATCGTCACCACGGCCGCGCGTGGCCTCGGCCTGGCCACCCCCGTCGCCTCCGCCGCCGAGCAGGTGTACCTGATCGGCCAGGCCGCCGGGCTCGCCGCGGCCGACGACTCCGCCGTCATCAAGGTCGTCGCACCACAGGCCACCGCCTGA
- a CDS encoding four-carbon acid sugar kinase family protein produces MDERLALEPFPAAVAVPAAEVARRVRASDRTLVVLDDDPTGTQSVADLPVLTSWAESDFDWAFGRGAAAVYVLTNTRSLSPADAAERNREIVRNAVGAAARHGLVLGFVSRGDSTLRGHYPLETDVLAQTLAEVTGEVVDGVVIVPAFPDAGRITIGGVHYMRGESGLTPVAETEFARDSTFGYSHSDLPGYVEEKTGGRVSAADVVVLDLAVIRAGATAIADALDPVGSSTPVVADAVSEDDLRLLALGLDEAESRGKALLYRVGPPFVRARIGQEKRDPLTIGEIFGPTGGAPGGGLIVVGSHVGVTTRQLAALRADRPSTATVEIDVARVIDADGAEAYLAGLVDDTVRHLRAGDVIVHTSRGLLKTDDPEASLQISRQVSAAVVTLVQRTLAAHPPRFVIAKGGITSSDVATHGLGIRHAIVRGPMLPGIVSLWEPTDGPAAGIPYIVFAGNVGDDQSLAQVVETLSSAPSSSLPSGNTPTTPVTTGVSA; encoded by the coding sequence ATGGACGAGCGTCTTGCCCTCGAGCCTTTTCCCGCCGCCGTAGCCGTACCGGCCGCCGAGGTCGCCCGCCGGGTGCGGGCATCCGACCGCACGCTGGTGGTCCTGGATGACGACCCCACCGGCACGCAGTCGGTCGCCGACCTGCCCGTGCTCACCAGCTGGGCCGAGTCCGATTTCGACTGGGCGTTCGGCCGGGGCGCAGCCGCGGTCTATGTCCTCACCAATACCCGCAGCCTCAGCCCGGCCGACGCGGCAGAGCGCAACCGGGAGATTGTGCGGAACGCCGTCGGTGCCGCCGCCCGGCACGGACTGGTGCTGGGCTTCGTCAGCCGCGGCGACTCGACCCTGCGCGGCCACTACCCGCTGGAGACCGACGTCCTGGCGCAGACCCTCGCCGAGGTCACCGGGGAGGTTGTCGACGGTGTCGTCATCGTTCCCGCGTTCCCGGATGCCGGTCGGATCACCATCGGGGGAGTGCACTACATGCGCGGCGAGAGCGGCCTGACCCCCGTTGCCGAGACGGAGTTCGCTCGCGATTCCACCTTCGGCTACAGCCACTCCGACCTGCCCGGCTATGTCGAGGAGAAGACCGGAGGCCGTGTCAGCGCAGCCGACGTCGTCGTGCTCGACCTGGCCGTCATCCGCGCCGGCGCGACCGCCATTGCCGACGCCCTCGACCCGGTCGGCTCGTCCACCCCGGTGGTGGCGGATGCCGTCAGCGAAGACGACCTGCGCCTGCTGGCCCTGGGGCTGGACGAGGCCGAGAGTCGCGGCAAGGCCCTGCTCTACCGGGTGGGCCCCCCGTTCGTGCGGGCCCGGATCGGCCAGGAGAAGCGCGACCCGCTCACCATCGGGGAGATCTTCGGACCCACCGGGGGAGCGCCGGGCGGGGGCCTGATCGTCGTCGGCTCCCACGTCGGGGTGACCACCCGCCAGCTGGCCGCGCTCCGGGCCGACCGGCCGTCGACGGCCACCGTGGAGATCGACGTCGCCCGCGTCATCGATGCAGACGGGGCCGAGGCCTATTTGGCCGGCCTGGTCGATGACACCGTGCGGCACCTGCGGGCCGGCGATGTCATCGTGCACACCAGCCGGGGCCTGCTGAAGACCGACGACCCGGAGGCGAGCCTGCAGATCTCCCGGCAGGTGTCGGCGGCGGTGGTCACGCTCGTGCAGCGCACCCTGGCCGCGCACCCGCCCCGCTTCGTCATCGCCAAGGGCGGCATCACCTCGAGCGACGTGGCCACGCACGGGCTGGGCATTCGGCACGCCATCGTGCGCGGTCCGATGCTGCCGGGCATCGTCTCGCTCTGGGAGCCCACCGACGGTCCCGCCGCGGGCATCCCGTACATCGTCTTCGCCGGCAACGTCGGCGACGACCAGTCCCTCGCCCAGGTTGTCGAGACGCTGAGCAGCGCCCCCTCCAGCAGCCTCCCGTCCGGCAACACCCCCACCACCCCCGTCACCACAGGAGTCAGCGCATGA